The following are encoded together in the Fusarium keratoplasticum isolate Fu6.1 chromosome 1, whole genome shotgun sequence genome:
- a CDS encoding 40S ribosomal protein S8, whose product MISSANSRSTSRRRFILLSPPGNKAPTSSETAIMGISRDSRHKRSASGAKRAYYRKKRAFEAGRQGANTRIGPKRVHTVRTRGGNHKYRALRLDSGNFAWGSEGCTRKTRVIGVAYHPSNNELVRTNTLTKSAVVQIDAAPFRQWYEAHYGQPIGRRRQKAQAAKEGKAEEEVKKSNAVEKKQAARHAARGKVESAVEKQFEAGRLFAVISSRPGQSGRCDGYILEGEELAFYQRKLHK is encoded by the exons ATGATTTCGAGCGCGAACTCGCGCAGCACTTCTAGAAGAAGATTCATCTTGCTATCACCGCCGGGGAACAAAG CGCCAACATCATCGG AAACCGCAATCATGGGTATCTCGCGTGACTCTCGACACAAGCGCTCCGCCTCCGGTGCCAAGCGCGCCTACTACA GGAAGAAGCGCGCTTTCGAGGCTGGTCGCCAGGGTGCCAACACCCGTATTGGCCCCAAGCGCGTCCACACCGTCCGCACTCGTGGTGGTAACCACAAGTACCGTGCCCTCCGTCTCGACTCTGGCAACTTCGCCTGGGGCTCCGAGGGCTGCACCCGCAAGACCCGTGTCATCGGCGTCGCCTACCACCCCTCCAACAACGAGCTGGTCCGAACCAACACCCTGACCAAGAGCGCCGTCGTCCAGATCGATGCCGCCCCCTTCCGACAGTGGTACGAGGCCCACTACGGCCAGCCCATCGGCCGAAGACGCCAGAAGGCccaggccgccaaggagggcaaggccgaggaggaggtaAAGAAGTCCAACgccgtcgagaagaagcaggctgcCCGACACGCCGCCCGCGGCAAGGTTGAGAGCGCCGTCGAGAAGCAGTTCGAGGCCGGTCGATTGTTCGCTGTTATCTCCAGCCGACCCGGCCAGTCCGGTCGCTGCGACGGTTACATCCTGGAGGGTGAGGAGCTCGCTTTCTACCAGCGCAAGCTCCACAAGTAA
- a CDS encoding Rab-GAP TBC domain-containing protein produces MSQTEAVTTPVTQAHAEPEQEKPEKQEEKPQQKETENKRLSSGTESDDDPATDPDDNFEDAVAHSPARSLTKRSISYPKSQTPAEDPAAEEPSDRKSGETHRSEDKRASKTGDPAAESADEVESLHEKPLPRRKSSSVSKRISSTSNLDNVSLDDDDAPPPPPVPKSPPKDKEPHNKSISLNNISLPSMPWSPPAEAASRGSLPPAAVVAPPPPPPQPQPPAPAPSRKLTSPFSWLSRNSSKEKETPPPPPPHSTGRRGTASSIATLTSNPEMMLSRLEEEKDGDSLHSEPAQRISLKDRFKQLRLQEEATRTPEGEDETVNGTTGLAVQVEETHPHEKPLPSPVPQPIPGLAPGTVSGVNAGPSAMAEDKVDWDLWQSVVYEGPAAVARTSAEELNKAIATGIPSAIRGVIWQVLANSKNEDLELVYKDLATRGTDRSKDRHSNSTTTSSLSNGNLSVHSGDAVTSSASSVNSDHSGAPSPNEKNTEAILKAQAAAAAERKRKEKEDAAMLQKLEKTIRRDLGARTSYSKYAAAAGLQEGLFGVCKAYALFDEGVGYAQGMNFLIMPLLFNMPEQEAFCLLVRLMNHYKLRDLFIQDMPGLHMHLYQFERLLEDFEPALYCHLHRRGISPHLYATQWFLTLFAYRFPLQLVLRIYDLILSEGLSAILRFGIVLMQKNATTLLGLSDMQQLTTYLKDKVFDVYIDKDPSHGSLLENGFFGSSSSSMDKEVYRADQLVRDACEVKITPEMLKAYSTEWEEKTKAEKERENELYELRTANHNFAIRVRKLEERVEVCDREQADLATELVHTKVENEELKDENESMRGQVRELKIVIEKQPSEFEEKWKLERDDLMKRNLHVHEENQRLENELSELEEELVQTKLRYAEINSQHETLNRKWTDLKRQFA; encoded by the exons ATGTCGCAGACAGAAGCCGTCACCACGCCGGTGACCCAGGCCCACGCCGAGCCCGAAcaggagaagcccgagaagcaggaggagaagccgCAGCAGAAGGAGACCGAGAACAAGAGACTCTCGTCTGGCACGGAGTCTGACGACGACCCT GCAACCGATCCTGATGATAACTTCGAAGACGCCGTAGCGCATTCTCCCGCGCGATCTCTCACAAAGCGATCCATCTCATATCCCAAATCCCAGACCCCGGCAGAAGATCCTGCTGCCGAGGAGCCATCCGACCGGAAGTCTGGGGAGACGCATCGCTCAGAGGACAAGCGGGCGTCAAAGACAGGGGATCCTGCTGCAGAATCCGCCGACGAAGTAGAAAGCCTCCATGAGAaacctctccctcgacgGAAATCATCCTCTGTCTCGAAACGCATCTCCAGTACTTCCAACTTAGATAACGTTagccttgacgacgacgacgctccgcctccacctcccg TCCCCAAGAGTcctcccaaggacaaggagccGCACAACAAATCGATATCTTTGAACAACATATCCCTACCCTCGATGCCATGGTCGCCTCCGGCTGAGGCGGCCTCAAGGGGCTCCCTTCCACCAGCTGCGGTCGTTgcacctcctccgcctccgcctcaacctcagcctcCAGCCCCGGCCCCAAGCCGAAAGCTCACCAGCCCTTTCTCTTGGCTGTCCCGGAACTCTagcaaagagaaggagacccccccaccaccaccacctcatAGCACGGGACGAAGGGGCACTGCTAGCTCTATCGCGACCTTGACGAGCAATCCGGAGATGATGCTCAGCCGacttgaggaagagaaggatggaGATTCGCTCCATAGCGAACCCGCCCAGCGGATTAGTCTCAAAGACAGATTTAAGCAATTGAGGCTACAGGAGGAGGCCACCCGTACACCCGAAGGCGAGGACGAGACTGTGAATGGGACTACTGGTCTGGCTGTGCAAGTGGAGGAGACTCATCCCCACGAGAAGCCCCTTCCTTCGCCGGTTCCGCAACCGATTCCTGGTCTCGCGCCTGGAACTGTGTCCGGAGTTAATGCAGGGCCCTCGGCCATGGCAGAGGACAAGGTTGACTGGGACCTGTGGCAGTCTGTCGTCTACGAAGGACCAGCTGCTGTCGCGCGGACCAGTGCTGAGGAGCTGAACAAGGCTATCGCCACTGGAATTCCTAGCGCCATCCGTGGAGTCATCTGGCAAGTCTTGGCCAACAGCAAGAATGAGGATCTGGAGCTTGTTTACAAGGACCTGGCCACCCGTGGTACCGACAGGAGCAAGGACCGTCACAGCAACAGCACAACTACCAGCTCGCTGAGCAACGGAAACCTTAGCGTTCATAGTGGTGACGCTGTTACGTCCTCAGCTTCCTCTGTTAACTCGGACCATTCAGGTGCGCCGTCACCCAACGAGAAGAATACCGAAGCTATCTTGAAGGCccaagcagcagccgcagctgAGCGAAAGcgaaaagagaaggaagatgcGGCTATGCTGCAGAAGCTTGAGAAGACGATTCGTCGCGACCTGGGTGCCCGTACCAGCTATTCAAAGTATGCGGCTGCTGCCGGGCTTCAAGAGGGTCTGTTTGGTGTCTGCAAGGCCTATGCTCTCTTTGACGAGGGTGTTGGATATGCCCAAGGCATGAACTTCCTTATCATGCCCTTGCTTTTCAAC ATGCCCGAACAAGAAGCCTTTTGTCTCCTTGTCCGATTGATGAACCACTACAAGTTGCGAGACTTGTTTATCCAGGACATGCCGGGATTGCACATGCATCTTTATCAGTTTGAACGTCTGCTCGAAGACTTTGAGCCTGCCCTGTACTGCCACCTTCATCGCAGGGGCATCTCTCCCCACCTCTACGCAACCCAATGGTTCTTGACTCTCTTTGCCTACCGTTTCCCCCTTCAACTAGTGCTACGCATTTATGACCTCATCCTCTCGGAGGGTCTTTCAGCAATTCTCCGATTTGGCATTGTCCTTATGCAGAAGAACGCTACCACACTTCTCGGGCTGTCCGACATGCAGCAGCTCACTACTTATCTGAAGGACAAGGTCTTTGACGTCTACATTGACAAGGACCCCAGCCATGGAAGCCTCCTGGAGAACGGCTTCTTTGGAAGCTCGAGTTCCAGCATGGATAAGGAGGTGTACCGGGCTGATCAACTTGTCAGAGATGCCTGCGAGGTCAAGATCACACCGGAGATGCTGAAGGCATACAGCACCGAGTGGGAAGAAAAGAcaaaggctgagaaggaaCGTGAGAATGAACTCTATGAGCTTCGGACGGCAAACCACAACTTTGCCATCAGAGTCCGAAAACTCGAGGAGAGGGTTGAGGTCTGTGATCGAGAGCAGGCTGACCTCGCAACTGAGCTCGTCCACACCAAAGTCGAgaacgaggagctcaaggatgagaacGAAAGTATGAGAGGTCAAGTCCGAGAGCTGAAGATCGtcatcgagaagcagccATCGGAGTTTGAGGAAAAGTGGAAGCTAGAGCGTGATGACTTGATGAAGCGCAACCTCCACGTGCACGAGGAGAACCAGAGGCTCGAGAATGAGCTGAGTGAGCTCGAAGAGGAGTTGGTTCAGACCAAGCTGCGTTATGCAGAG ATCAACTCCCAGCACGAGACTCTGAACCGCAAGTGGACCGACTTGAAACGTCAGTTTGCATAA